Proteins encoded in a region of the Mesoflavibacter profundi genome:
- a CDS encoding amidophosphoribosyltransferase has product MSDALKHECGIAHIRLLKPLEYYKEKYGSAFYGVNKMYLMMEKQHNRGQDGAGFASIKLDTKPGERYISRVRSIQQQPIQDIFGQINSRINQVLTEHPEYQDDVALQKKHVPYIGEVLLGHVRYGTFGKNSVESVHPFLRQNNWMHRNLILAGNFNMTNVKELFNNLVALGQHPKEYTDTITIMEKIGHFLDDAVSKIYKDLKKEGYSKHECSPLIAERLKVHKILKRAAKNWDGGYAMAGLLGHGDSFVLRDPAGIRPAFYYKDDEVVVVASERPVIQTVFNVEFDDVKELEPGHAIITKKSGDVSIKQILEPLERKSCSFERIYFSRGSDAEIYQERKTLGKLLMPQVLKAIDNDTKNTVFSYIPNTAETSFYGMIDTVEEHLNERKTQDILDGNGNLSKEQVISILEETPRIEKIAIKDVKLRTFITEDSSRDDLVAHVYDVTYGVIKPTDNLVIIDDSIVRGTTLKKSIIKMMDRLHPKKIIVVSSAPQIRYPDCYGIDMANLESLVAFNAALELLKDNNKYDLVEEVYKKCKSQVDLADKDIKNYVKEIYDQFTPEQISDKISELLTDKSVNAKVEIIFQSVENLHKACPKHLGDWYFTGNYPTNGGNRVVNRAFINFYEGNKERAY; this is encoded by the coding sequence ATGAGTGATGCTTTAAAACACGAATGCGGTATAGCGCATATTAGACTTTTAAAACCTTTAGAATATTATAAAGAAAAATATGGTAGCGCATTTTATGGCGTTAATAAAATGTATTTAATGATGGAAAAACAGCACAATCGCGGACAAGATGGTGCTGGATTTGCTAGCATCAAATTAGATACAAAACCAGGAGAACGTTATATATCAAGAGTTCGATCTATACAACAACAACCTATTCAAGATATATTTGGACAAATTAATAGCCGCATTAATCAAGTATTAACAGAACATCCAGAATATCAAGACGATGTTGCTCTACAAAAAAAGCACGTACCTTATATAGGCGAAGTACTTTTAGGTCATGTACGTTATGGTACTTTTGGTAAAAACAGTGTAGAAAGTGTACACCCGTTTTTAAGGCAAAACAATTGGATGCATCGTAACCTAATACTAGCAGGAAACTTTAACATGACTAATGTTAAAGAATTATTTAACAACCTAGTTGCTTTAGGCCAACATCCAAAAGAATATACAGATACCATTACTATAATGGAAAAAATTGGACACTTTCTTGACGATGCGGTAAGTAAAATTTATAAAGACTTAAAAAAAGAAGGTTATAGTAAACACGAGTGTTCACCATTAATTGCAGAACGATTAAAAGTGCATAAAATATTAAAACGCGCTGCAAAAAATTGGGATGGTGGTTATGCTATGGCTGGTCTTTTAGGTCACGGAGATTCTTTTGTATTACGTGATCCAGCAGGAATAAGACCTGCTTTTTATTATAAAGATGATGAAGTTGTTGTAGTAGCATCAGAGCGACCTGTGATTCAAACTGTGTTTAATGTAGAATTTGATGATGTTAAAGAACTTGAACCTGGTCATGCTATCATTACTAAAAAATCCGGAGACGTTTCTATAAAACAAATTTTAGAACCTTTAGAGCGTAAATCTTGTAGCTTTGAACGCATATATTTTTCTAGAGGAAGCGATGCCGAGATCTATCAAGAACGTAAAACTTTAGGTAAATTATTAATGCCGCAAGTGTTAAAAGCTATAGATAACGATACTAAAAACACAGTGTTTTCGTACATTCCAAATACAGCAGAAACATCGTTTTATGGAATGATTGATACTGTGGAAGAACATCTTAACGAAAGAAAAACACAAGATATTTTAGATGGCAATGGTAACTTATCTAAAGAGCAAGTTATTTCAATATTAGAAGAAACACCTCGTATTGAAAAAATAGCAATTAAAGACGTAAAACTAAGAACGTTTATTACCGAAGATAGTAGTCGTGACGACTTAGTAGCACACGTTTACGATGTCACATACGGTGTAATAAAACCAACAGATAATCTAGTAATCATAGACGATAGTATTGTTAGAGGTACAACTTTAAAGAAGAGTATTATTAAAATGATGGATAGATTACATCCTAAAAAAATAATAGTAGTTTCTTCTGCACCTCAAATTAGATATCCAGACTGTTACGGGATAGATATGGCAAATTTGGAATCTTTAGTTGCATTTAATGCTGCTTTAGAACTATTAAAAGACAATAACAAATACGATTTAGTAGAAGAGGTTTATAAAAAATGTAAATCTCAAGTAGATTTAGCAGATAAGGATATAAAAAATTATGTGAAAGAAATTTACGATCAATTTACGCCAGAACAAATTTCTGATAAAATTTCAGAATTACTAACAGACAAAAGTGTAAATGCTAAAGTAGAAATCATATTTCAATCTGTAGAAAATTTACATAAAGCTTGTCCTAAACATTTAGGAGATTGGTATTTTACTGGTAATTACCCTACAAACGGTGGAAATAGAGTTGTAAACAGAGCGTTTATAAACTTTTATGAAGGCAATAAAGAACGTGCTTATTAA
- the purN gene encoding phosphoribosylglycinamide formyltransferase, with product MKRVVIFASGSGSNAENLIKFFHNSDNASVVQVLTNNPHAKVLDRCKKLNVSALSFNRIAFTKTEDVLNILKSSNPDLIILAGFLWKFPENILNQFPNKVINIHPALLPKYGGKGMYGMNVHEAVVKNKETETGITIHYVNENYDEGAIIFQAKCDVLPNDSAQDVASKIHELEMEYFPKVVDQLLNG from the coding sequence ATGAAACGTGTAGTAATTTTTGCGTCCGGAAGTGGAAGTAATGCTGAAAATTTAATTAAGTTTTTTCACAATAGTGACAATGCGTCTGTTGTTCAAGTATTGACTAACAATCCTCATGCCAAAGTTTTAGACAGGTGTAAAAAACTGAATGTTAGCGCATTATCGTTTAACCGAATTGCTTTTACAAAAACAGAAGACGTATTAAACATATTAAAATCTTCAAATCCTGATTTAATAATATTAGCCGGGTTTTTATGGAAATTCCCAGAAAATATACTTAACCAATTCCCTAATAAAGTTATTAATATTCACCCTGCATTGTTGCCAAAATACGGCGGAAAAGGCATGTACGGTATGAATGTACACGAAGCTGTTGTAAAAAATAAAGAAACAGAAACTGGCATAACAATTCATTATGTAAACGAAAATTATGATGAAGGGGCTATCATTTTTCAAGCAAAATGTGATGTCTTACCAAATGATAGCGCACAAGATGTTGCTTCAAAAATACATGAATTAGAAATGGAATATTTTCCTAAAGTCGTAGATCAACTTTTAAATGGGTAA
- a CDS encoding PfkB family carbohydrate kinase, with translation MGKLVIVGTVAFDAIETPFGKTDKILGGAATYIGLSAANFNVDTAAVSVVGGDFPQEYLDLLKDRDINIEGVEIVKDGKTFFWSGKYHNDMNSRDTLATELNVLADFNPIVPDNYKDSDVVMLGNLHPIVQIGVLVQMTKKPKLVVLDTMNFWMDTALDQLHEVIKRVDVITINDEEARQLTGEYSLVVAARKIHEMGPKYVVIKKGEHGALLFHNDNVFYAPALPLEEVFDPTGAGDTFAGGFAGYLASTGDVSFENMKNAVIYGSTLASFCVEKFGTERMLTLTEDEVNKRLQQFKNLTQFEIEL, from the coding sequence ATGGGCAAACTAGTAATAGTAGGTACAGTAGCTTTTGATGCTATAGAAACACCTTTCGGTAAGACCGATAAAATACTTGGTGGCGCAGCAACTTATATAGGATTATCTGCTGCAAATTTTAATGTAGATACAGCAGCAGTATCTGTAGTTGGTGGTGATTTTCCTCAAGAATATCTTGACCTTTTAAAAGATAGAGATATCAATATTGAAGGTGTAGAAATAGTAAAAGACGGTAAAACATTTTTCTGGAGTGGTAAATACCATAACGATATGAATTCTCGTGATACGTTAGCAACTGAGTTAAACGTATTAGCAGATTTTAATCCAATTGTACCAGACAATTACAAAGACTCTGATGTAGTCATGCTAGGTAACTTACATCCTATTGTACAAATAGGTGTACTAGTTCAAATGACTAAAAAGCCAAAATTAGTAGTCTTAGATACTATGAATTTTTGGATGGATACCGCATTAGACCAATTACACGAAGTTATAAAACGTGTAGATGTCATTACAATTAATGATGAAGAAGCAAGACAATTAACAGGAGAATACAGCCTTGTTGTTGCTGCAAGAAAAATCCACGAAATGGGTCCAAAATACGTAGTAATTAAAAAAGGAGAACATGGTGCGTTACTATTTCATAATGACAATGTATTCTATGCTCCAGCATTACCACTAGAAGAAGTTTTTGATCCAACAGGAGCAGGAGATACTTTTGCTGGTGGATTTGCAGGTTATTTAGCAAGTACAGGCGATGTATCTTTCGAAAACATGAAAAACGCAGTAATTTACGGATCAACTTTAGCATCCTTTTGCGTAGAAAAATTTGGAACAGAACGTATGTTAACGCTAACAGAAGACGAGGTAAACAAACGACTGCAACAGTTTAAAAACTTAACACAATTTGAAATTGAATTATAA
- a CDS encoding superoxide dismutase — protein sequence MAFELPELGYAYDALEPHIDARTMEIHHSKHHNGYTTKLNAAIEGTDLEGKSIEDILTNLDMSNSAVRNNGGGFYNHSLFWTVMNPEGKGRLSGELKDAIEAEFGSFDNFKDAFSKAAATQFGSGWAWLCVHKGGKVEVCSTPNQDNPLMPGVTCEGTPILGLDVWEHAYYLNYQNRRPDYIEAFFSVINWNEVERRYAEAK from the coding sequence ATGGCTTTTGAATTACCAGAATTAGGATATGCTTACGATGCATTAGAACCACATATAGACGCAAGAACTATGGAAATACACCATAGTAAACACCATAACGGATACACAACTAAGTTAAATGCCGCTATAGAAGGAACAGACTTAGAAGGTAAATCTATAGAAGATATTTTAACTAATTTAGATATGTCAAATAGTGCTGTTAGAAATAATGGTGGTGGATTTTACAATCACTCTTTATTTTGGACAGTAATGAATCCAGAAGGAAAAGGACGTTTGTCTGGAGAGTTAAAAGATGCTATTGAAGCAGAATTTGGTTCTTTTGATAATTTTAAAGATGCCTTTAGTAAAGCAGCTGCAACACAGTTTGGATCTGGTTGGGCATGGTTATGTGTTCACAAAGGAGGAAAAGTAGAAGTATGTTCTACACCAAACCAAGATAATCCATTAATGCCAGGCGTAACTTGTGAAGGTACACCAATCTTAGGATTAGATGTTTGGGAACACGCCTATTACTTAAACTATCAAAATAGACGACCAGATTATATCGAAGCTTTCTTCAGTGTAATTAACTGGAACGAAGTAGAAAGACGTTACGCAGAAGCAAAATAA
- a CDS encoding acyl carrier protein: MSDIASRVKAIIVDKLGVDENEVVNEASFTNDLGADSLDTVELIMEFEKEFDIQIPDDQAENIATVGQAVSYIEAAK, translated from the coding sequence ATGTCAGACATTGCATCAAGAGTAAAAGCGATTATCGTAGACAAATTAGGTGTTGATGAGAACGAAGTAGTAAACGAAGCAAGCTTCACTAACGACTTAGGAGCAGATTCTTTAGACACTGTAGAATTAATTATGGAATTCGAAAAAGAATTTGATATCCAAATTCCAGACGACCAAGCAGAGAACATTGCAACAGTAGGTCAAGCTGTATCTTATATTGAAGCTGCAAAATAA
- a CDS encoding OmpA family protein, which yields MKNLSRLMFTMLLVATMGNVMAQDQNNPWAINFGVNAVDVFPVGEDTPQGGYFDEYFNVGDHWSILPSLSTISVSKYIGDNFTVQVGGSVNQIKKWGQDNNNPSLEVDDLAYYAVDGNVRYHFASLLNSSKIDPAIGIGGGYTWIEEGPYNLFSTNAGSDNLVGAGTLNASLGLTYWFSENIGLFVESKYKHSFEDYLTKHFQHSAGISVKFGGTDTDGDGIYDKDDACPEVFGLEAFNGCPDTDGDGIEDAKDTCPNEAGLAEFNGCPDTDGDGVADNNDNCPEVAGLKSLAGCPDADGDGITDADDNCPNEAGPAANNGCPWPDTDGDGVTDNVDKCPNEAGTVANNGCPEIVEPTQQVMDQLNSYAKTILFDTGKSSFKKESFSVLQSITAILKEYPKANFTIEGHTDSQGSKTLNQKLSDSRANAVMAYLIQNGIDGDRLSAYGFGEDYPIDTNATAAGRRNNRRVEVKLKK from the coding sequence ATGAAAAATCTTAGCAGATTAATGTTCACAATGTTACTTGTTGCTACTATGGGTAACGTTATGGCACAAGACCAAAACAATCCTTGGGCTATCAACTTCGGTGTAAACGCAGTTGACGTATTCCCTGTAGGAGAAGACACTCCACAAGGTGGATACTTTGACGAGTATTTTAACGTTGGAGATCACTGGAGTATTTTACCATCTTTATCAACTATCTCTGTATCTAAGTATATTGGAGATAACTTTACTGTTCAAGTTGGTGGATCTGTTAACCAAATTAAAAAATGGGGACAGGATAATAACAACCCAAGCTTAGAAGTTGATGATTTAGCATACTACGCAGTAGATGGTAACGTTAGATATCATTTTGCTAGTTTATTAAATTCTTCAAAAATTGATCCTGCTATCGGTATTGGTGGTGGTTACACTTGGATCGAAGAAGGACCTTACAACTTATTTTCTACAAATGCTGGATCAGATAACTTAGTTGGTGCTGGTACTTTAAATGCATCTTTAGGATTAACTTACTGGTTCTCAGAAAATATTGGTTTATTCGTAGAGTCTAAATACAAGCACTCTTTCGAAGATTACTTAACTAAGCATTTCCAACACTCTGCTGGTATCTCTGTAAAATTCGGAGGAACTGACACTGATGGTGACGGAATTTATGACAAAGACGATGCTTGTCCTGAAGTATTTGGATTAGAAGCGTTTAACGGATGTCCTGATACTGATGGTGACGGAATAGAAGATGCTAAAGATACTTGTCCAAACGAAGCTGGTTTAGCTGAGTTTAACGGATGTCCTGATACTGACGGTGATGGTGTTGCAGATAACAACGATAACTGTCCTGAAGTTGCTGGTTTAAAATCTTTAGCTGGTTGTCCAGATGCTGATGGTGATGGAATTACTGATGCTGATGATAACTGTCCTAACGAAGCTGGTCCTGCTGCAAACAATGGATGTCCTTGGCCAGATACTGATGGTGACGGAGTAACAGATAACGTAGACAAATGTCCTAACGAAGCTGGTACAGTTGCTAACAATGGTTGTCCAGAAATAGTTGAGCCAACTCAACAAGTAATGGATCAATTAAACAGCTATGCTAAAACTATCTTATTCGATACTGGTAAATCTAGCTTCAAAAAAGAATCTTTCTCTGTATTACAGTCTATAACTGCAATCTTAAAAGAATATCCAAAAGCTAACTTTACTATCGAAGGTCACACAGATAGCCAAGGTAGTAAAACTTTAAACCAAAAGTTATCAGACTCTAGAGCAAACGCTGTTATGGCTTACTTAATCCAAAACGGAATTGATGGAGATAGATTAAGCGCTTATGGATTTGGTGAAGATTACCCAATCGATACTAACGCTACTGCTGCTGGAAGAAGAAACAACAGACGTGTAGAAGTAAAACTTAAGAAATAA
- a CDS encoding UvrD-helicase domain-containing protein, whose protein sequence is MNTFTPFKVYNASAGSGKTFNLVKSYLKLLFKNENIFAFKHILAMTFTNKAVGEMKDRLLKTLDEFSKTNVLDGKNDMFNLICTELDLSPIQVHTKSKNLLNTIMHNYAAFDITTIDGFNHKLIRTFAYDLDLPVNFEVDLDTDSLLQKAVDNLISKAGTDTTFTKILIAFALEKADDDKSWDITSDLFEMSKKLINENDIPHLNEAFKDKTLEDFKVLKNSLKSNISKIEKESKKIGNEALDLIQENDIPINHFASSDLPNHFKKLATLNLKSLLFEGRLAKNLEEENYFGAKATADTKHLILTIIDTLKDLYYRSQVITEGYTFLKAIYKNIIPLSVLNAIKTELQSIKDEENKLLISEFNTLISEEIKNQPTPFIYERIGEKFRHYFIDEFQDTSLMQWNNLIPLMENALTGQNLKGEIGTAMIVGDAKQAIYRWRGGKAEQFIELTKQTNPFPVNKDVIQLEYNYRSCKNIVDFNNSFFNYTATTSFRNHDYAELYKDASQKNKTSTDGYVNLTFLDYTDNDDKVNQYNSKTLEIINNCLTNGFSLKDICILTRKRKDGVSISKYLAENNVAIISSETMLINNSEEVKLITNVLRILENPNNLEVKANILHYIANTYDIANKHDFISKALSLNEEVFFKTFNQFEIFFDANSITQLSLYDTVESIARQFKLTDESDAYIQFYLDLVLDYSQKNITDISGFLTYYDNKKDKLSIVSPENQEAVQIMTIHKSKGLEFPVVIFPYADLDIYRDKKSQIWFPLEQKDFNGFSKTLINVNKDLEMFGDQGAVIYNQFKSQQELDQINLLYVALTRPEEQLYIISKNETKITEPNSFSKLFIAYLQDQNIWEDNKYCYEFGNPKRELNPELKKDNTITDKQFISVDKKDHNIKIISKSGYLWDTNQEDAIEKGNIIHDIMANVKTKEDIPFAVNQAIKDGIINKQQATIITSNINQIVNHPKLTAYYTDQYLIYNEKDIILSNGQLIRPDRLAIKNNEAIIIDYKTGAVNNKYEQQLQLYTTQLEMMGYKVSKKILVYINENIDVVEFNNS, encoded by the coding sequence ATGAATACTTTTACGCCTTTTAAAGTTTATAATGCTTCAGCTGGTAGTGGTAAAACTTTTAATCTTGTCAAATCTTATTTAAAACTTCTTTTTAAAAACGAAAATATTTTTGCGTTTAAACACATTTTGGCAATGACTTTTACTAATAAAGCTGTTGGCGAAATGAAAGATCGTTTATTAAAAACTTTGGATGAATTTTCTAAAACTAATGTTTTAGATGGTAAAAACGACATGTTTAATTTAATCTGTACAGAATTAGATTTAAGCCCAATACAAGTACATACAAAATCCAAAAACCTTCTTAATACAATTATGCATAATTATGCTGCTTTTGATATTACTACAATAGACGGTTTTAACCATAAACTTATTAGAACGTTTGCTTACGATTTAGATCTTCCTGTAAATTTTGAGGTAGATCTTGATACAGATAGTCTTTTACAAAAAGCTGTAGACAACCTAATTTCAAAAGCAGGAACAGACACAACCTTTACTAAAATATTAATTGCATTTGCATTAGAAAAGGCAGATGATGATAAAAGTTGGGATATTACTTCGGACTTATTTGAAATGTCTAAAAAACTAATTAACGAAAATGATATACCACATTTAAATGAAGCTTTTAAAGATAAAACGTTAGAAGATTTTAAAGTTTTAAAAAACAGTTTAAAATCTAATATTTCAAAAATAGAAAAAGAGTCAAAAAAGATAGGTAATGAAGCATTAGATTTAATTCAGGAAAATGATATTCCGATAAATCATTTTGCTAGTTCTGATTTACCTAATCATTTTAAAAAACTAGCAACACTTAATTTAAAGAGTTTATTATTTGAAGGAAGATTAGCTAAAAATCTAGAAGAAGAAAATTATTTTGGAGCCAAAGCGACAGCTGATACAAAACATTTAATTTTAACTATAATAGATACTCTTAAAGATCTTTACTATAGATCCCAAGTAATAACAGAAGGATATACTTTTCTAAAAGCGATATACAAAAACATCATTCCGTTATCTGTATTAAACGCTATAAAAACCGAATTACAATCTATAAAAGACGAAGAAAACAAATTACTAATTTCTGAGTTTAACACATTAATTTCAGAAGAAATTAAAAACCAACCAACACCTTTTATTTACGAGCGTATAGGAGAAAAATTTAGACATTATTTTATAGACGAATTTCAAGATACTTCTTTGATGCAATGGAATAATTTAATTCCGTTAATGGAAAATGCCTTAACTGGCCAAAATTTAAAAGGAGAAATTGGCACAGCAATGATCGTAGGTGATGCTAAACAAGCAATTTACCGTTGGCGTGGCGGAAAAGCAGAACAATTTATAGAGCTTACTAAACAAACCAATCCTTTTCCTGTAAATAAAGACGTTATTCAATTAGAATACAATTACAGAAGTTGTAAAAATATAGTCGATTTTAATAATTCGTTTTTTAATTATACAGCCACAACAAGTTTTAGAAATCATGACTATGCAGAATTATACAAAGACGCTAGTCAAAAAAATAAAACTTCAACAGATGGATACGTTAATTTAACGTTTTTAGATTACACAGATAATGACGATAAAGTCAATCAATACAACTCTAAAACATTAGAAATAATAAACAATTGTTTAACTAATGGTTTTAGTTTAAAAGACATTTGTATCCTAACTAGAAAAAGAAAAGATGGTGTTAGTATTTCAAAATATTTAGCAGAAAATAATGTTGCTATAATTTCTTCAGAAACCATGTTAATAAACAATTCTGAAGAGGTAAAATTAATTACCAACGTTCTAAGAATATTAGAAAACCCAAATAACTTAGAGGTTAAAGCCAACATATTACATTACATTGCTAACACTTATGATATAGCTAATAAACACGATTTTATAAGCAAAGCTTTATCACTAAATGAGGAAGTATTCTTTAAAACTTTTAATCAATTTGAAATCTTCTTTGATGCAAATAGCATAACACAATTATCACTTTATGATACTGTAGAAAGTATAGCAAGACAATTTAAATTAACAGATGAATCTGATGCTTATATTCAGTTTTATTTAGATTTGGTGTTAGACTATTCTCAAAAAAACATCACAGATATTTCTGGGTTTTTAACCTATTACGACAACAAAAAAGATAAATTAAGTATTGTGTCTCCAGAAAATCAAGAAGCTGTTCAAATAATGACAATTCATAAATCCAAAGGATTAGAATTTCCTGTTGTAATCTTTCCTTATGCAGATTTAGATATATATAGAGACAAGAAATCACAAATTTGGTTTCCTTTAGAACAGAAGGATTTTAATGGTTTTTCTAAAACCTTAATCAACGTCAATAAAGATTTAGAAATGTTTGGCGATCAAGGCGCTGTAATTTACAATCAATTTAAATCGCAACAGGAATTAGACCAAATAAACTTACTTTATGTCGCACTAACACGACCAGAAGAACAACTTTATATCATTTCAAAAAACGAAACTAAAATTACCGAACCTAATAGTTTTTCAAAACTATTTATAGCCTACTTACAAGATCAAAATATTTGGGAAGACAACAAATATTGTTATGAATTTGGTAATCCTAAAAGAGAATTAAATCCTGAATTAAAAAAAGACAATACCATAACAGACAAACAATTTATTAGCGTAGACAAAAAAGACCATAACATTAAAATAATTTCTAAATCGGGATATTTATGGGACACAAACCAAGAAGACGCTATAGAAAAAGGTAATATTATTCACGATATAATGGCAAATGTTAAAACAAAAGAAGACATTCCGTTTGCCGTAAATCAAGCAATAAAAGATGGTATTATCAATAAGCAACAAGCAACAATTATAACAAGTAATATTAATCAGATTGTTAATCATCCTAAACTTACTGCATATTACACAGATCAATATTTGATTTACAATGAAAAAGATATTATACTATCTAACGGACAATTAATAAGGCCAGATAGATTAGCAATAAAAAATAACGAAGCAATTATAATAGATTACAAAACAGGTGCTGTAAACAATAAATACGAACAACAATTACAACTTTATACTACACAACTAGAAATGATGGGCTACAAAGTCTCTAAAAAAATTCTGGTTTATATAAACGAAAATATTGATGTAGTAGAATTTAATAATTCATAA
- a CDS encoding ribonuclease H1 domain-containing protein yields MGKKKKKYYTVWKGHNTGVFETWDDCKAQIKDFEGAQYKSFTTFDAAKKALKGNYFDYVGKNKTFKSDLTEEQLKKIGQPNYNSISVDAASSGNPGKMEYRGVDTKTKKQLFIQGPFEEGTNNIGEFLAIVHGLAFLKQHNSNRIIYTDSKTAISWVKKKNCNSKLKRNDKNKPVFDLVDRAIKWLNENTYTTTILKWETKAWGEIPADFGRK; encoded by the coding sequence ATGGGTAAGAAAAAAAAGAAATACTATACGGTTTGGAAAGGTCACAACACAGGTGTTTTTGAAACTTGGGACGATTGCAAGGCCCAAATTAAAGATTTTGAAGGCGCACAATACAAATCTTTCACAACATTTGATGCTGCAAAAAAAGCATTAAAAGGAAATTATTTTGATTACGTTGGCAAAAACAAAACATTTAAAAGTGATTTAACTGAAGAACAACTAAAAAAAATAGGTCAACCTAACTATAATTCTATATCTGTAGATGCTGCATCTTCTGGTAATCCAGGAAAAATGGAATATCGTGGTGTAGATACCAAAACCAAAAAACAACTATTTATACAAGGTCCTTTTGAAGAAGGCACCAATAATATAGGCGAATTTTTAGCTATTGTCCACGGATTAGCATTTTTAAAACAACACAATAGTAACCGTATTATTTATACCGACTCTAAAACCGCAATAAGTTGGGTTAAAAAGAAAAACTGCAACAGTAAATTAAAACGTAACGATAAAAACAAACCAGTTTTTGATTTGGTAGATCGCGCAATAAAATGGCTTAACGAAAACACTTATACTACAACGATTTTAAAATGGGAAACCAAAGCTTGGGGAGAAATACCAGCAGATTTTGGAAGAAAATAA
- the kbl gene encoding glycine C-acetyltransferase produces the protein MYNKIKDFLQAEIKEIKDNGLFKEERIITSAQGAEITLNTGETVLNFCANNYLGLSSHPEVIQAAKDTMDTHGFGMSSVRFICGTQDIHKTLEAKVAEFYGTEDTILYAAAFDANGGVFEPLLGKEDAIISDSLNHASIIDGVRLCKAARYRYQNNDMEDLEKQLIAANQAGARFKIIVTDGVFSMDGLVAPLDKICDLADKYDALVMIDECHAAGFIGKTGRGTLEEKNVMGRVDIITGTLGKALGGAMGGYTTGKKEIIEVLRQRSRPYLFSNSLAPAIVGASIKVFDLLANDNSLRDTLEENTNFFKSGLKNAGFDIVDGDSAIVPVMLYDAKLSQQMANMLLEEGIYVIGFFYPVVPKDKARIRVQLSAAHTKAHLQKAIDAFIKVGKKLEII, from the coding sequence ATGTACAATAAAATAAAAGATTTCTTACAAGCTGAAATAAAAGAAATAAAAGACAATGGATTATTTAAAGAAGAACGAATAATTACTTCTGCTCAAGGTGCCGAAATAACACTTAATACTGGCGAAACCGTTTTAAATTTTTGCGCTAATAACTATTTAGGATTATCATCACATCCTGAAGTTATACAAGCCGCAAAAGATACAATGGACACACATGGATTTGGTATGTCTTCTGTAAGATTTATTTGTGGTACTCAAGATATACACAAAACATTAGAAGCTAAGGTAGCAGAATTTTATGGTACAGAAGATACCATTTTATATGCAGCAGCTTTTGATGCAAATGGTGGTGTTTTCGAGCCATTATTAGGTAAAGAAGATGCTATAATTTCAGACTCACTTAATCATGCATCCATAATAGATGGTGTAAGACTATGTAAAGCAGCAAGATATCGTTACCAAAACAACGATATGGAAGATTTAGAAAAACAACTAATTGCTGCCAATCAAGCTGGTGCAAGATTTAAAATTATTGTAACAGATGGTGTTTTCTCTATGGATGGATTAGTCGCTCCATTAGATAAAATTTGTGATTTAGCAGATAAATATGATGCATTAGTAATGATTGACGAGTGTCATGCTGCTGGTTTTATAGGTAAAACTGGAAGAGGTACCTTAGAAGAAAAGAATGTAATGGGACGAGTAGACATCATTACAGGAACACTAGGTAAAGCACTTGGTGGCGCAATGGGCGGATACACAACTGGTAAAAAAGAAATAATAGAAGTATTACGTCAAAGATCAAGACCTTATTTATTCTCAAATTCTTTAGCACCAGCTATAGTAGGTGCATCTATAAAAGTATTTGACTTATTAGCAAATGACAATAGTTTAAGAGATACATTAGAAGAGAACACAAACTTTTTTAAATCTGGACTAAAAAATGCTGGATTTGATATAGTAGACGGAGATTCAGCAATTGTACCTGTAATGTTATATGATGCAAAATTATCTCAACAAATGGCTAACATGTTGTTAGAAGAAGGTATATACGTTATAGGATTTTTCTATCCTGTAGTACCTAAAGATAAAGCAAGAATAAGAGTACAGCTATCAGCTGCACACACAAAAGCACATTTACAAAAAGCAATAGATGCATTTATAAAAGTTGGAAAAAAATTAGAAATCATTTGA